From one Eucalyptus grandis isolate ANBG69807.140 chromosome 9, ASM1654582v1, whole genome shotgun sequence genomic stretch:
- the LOC104431595 gene encoding gallate 1-beta-glucosyltransferase-like has product MNAALKVVRYLKKCPGLGILLSRKCDMKMIAYCDADYATCPMSRRSITGFCIKLGDSLLSWRTKKQPTVSLSSAEAEYRAMAKTTCEIVWLRGLLQDLGVHVKGPTRLFCDNDAALKLASNPIVHERTKHIEVDCHFTREKIQEGMIETQGIGTQEQPADVFTKPRVKNSMQKYTEIPTPHLLDLPFPSHFDILVSLPAQGHVNPLLRLGKCLASNDLLVTFTTPESIGKQMRKASNIADEPAPVGDSFIRFEFFEDGWDEDEPRRQDFNQYLPQLEKVGKVLIPEMIRHNAERNRPVSCLINNPFIPWVSDVAESLGLPSAMLWVQSCACFAAYYHYYHGLVPFPSELAMEIDVQLPCMPLLKHGEVPSFLYPTTPYPFLRRAILEQYKNLDKPFCILMDTFQELELEIIEYMSQICPIKTVGPLFKNPKVPNANVRGDFMKADDCVGWLDSKPAGSVVYVSFGSVVYLKQDQWDEIAYGLLNSGVNFLWVMKPPHKDSGYTVLTLPEGFLEKAGDKGKVVQWSPQEQVLAHPAVAAFVTHCGWNSSMEVLASGMSVVAFPEWGDQVTNAKYLVDVFKVGVRMWRSEAEDKLITRDVVEKCLLEATVGEKAAEMKRNALKWKAAAEAAVAEGGSSDRNIQAFVDEVKRRSVEVALAKGSKSTVVEAPAVVREGAGTNGKVKLVSS; this is encoded by the exons ATGAATGCCGCGCTGAAAGTCGTGAGGTACTTGAAGAAATGTCCTGGTCTTGGGATTCTTCTCTCTAGGAAGTGTGACATGAAAATGATCGCATATTGCGATGCAGATTATGCAACCTGTCCTATGAGCAGAAGGTCAATAACCGGTTTTTGTATCAAATTGGGGGATTCTTTACTTTCCTGGAGAACGAAGAAACAACCAACTGTCTCGTTATCTTCGGCAGAGGcagaatatcgagccatggctAAAACCACATGTGAAATAGTGTGGTTGAGAGGATTACTTCAGGATCTTGGAGTGCATGTCAAGGGACCAACAAGATTGTTTTGCGACAATGATGCAGCTCTCAAACTTGCATCCAATCCTATCGTGCATGAGAGAACAAAGCACATTGAAGTCGATTGTCATTTCACCCGAGAAAAAATCCAGGAAGGGATGATTGAGACACAAGGGATTGGAACGCAAGAACAACCGGCGGATGTCTTCACCAAACCTCGTGTCAAAAACAGCATGC AGAAATACACAGAAATTCCCACACCTCATCTTCTCGATCTACCTTTCCCTTCACATTTTGACATCTTGGTCTCCCTCCCCGCCCAAGGCCACGTCAACCCACTGCTCCGGCTCGGCAAGTGCCTTGCCTCCAACGACCTCCTCGTCACGTTCACCACCCCCGAGAGCATCGGCAAGCAGATGCGCAAGGCCAGCAACATCGCAGATGAGCCGGCCCCGGTCGGCGACAGCTTCATCCGGTTCGAGTTCTTTGAGGACGGGTGGGACGAGGACGAGCCGCGGCGCCAGGACTTCAACCAGTACCTGCCCCAGCTCGAGAAGGTCGGCAAGGTGCTCATCCCCGAGATGATCCGCCACAACGCCGAGCGCAACCGCCCCGTCTCATGCCTCATCAACAACCCCTTCATCCCGTGGGTCTCCGACGTGGCTGAGAGCCTCGGCCTCCCCTCGGCGATGCTCTGGGTCCAGTCCTGCGCGTGCTTCGCCGCTTATTACCACTACTACCACGGCCTTGTCCCGTTCCCGAGCGAGTTGGCAATGGAGATCGACGTGCAGCTCCCATGCATGCCGCTCCTCAAGCACGGCGAAGTCCCGAGCTTCCTCTACCCAACAACCCCGTACCCTTTCCTCCGTCGGGCAATCCTCGAACAGTACAAGAACCTCGACAAGCCCTTCTGTATATTGATGGACACGTTCcaggagctcgagctcgagatAATCGAGTACATGTCCCAGATATGCCCGATTAAGACAGTCGGGCCACTGTTCAAGAACCCGAAGGTCCCAAATGCGAATGTGCGTGGGGACTTCATGAAGGCTGATGACTGCGTCGGGTGGCTCGACTCAAAGCCTGCGGGGTCGGTGGTGTATGTCTCATTCGGTAGCGTGGTGTACCTGAAGCAGGACCAGTGGGACGAGATCGCGTACGGGCTGTTGAACTCTGGCGTGAACTTCTTGTGGGTGATGAAGCCGCCGCACAAGGACTCCGGCTACACCGTGCTGACGCTGCCCGAGGGGTTCCTGGAGAAGGCTGGTGATAAGGGCAAGGTGGTGCAGTGGAGCCCGCAGGAGCAGGTGCTGGCCCACCCGGCGGTGGCGGCCTTCGTGACGCACTGTGGATGGAACTCATCGATGGAGGTGCTCGCGTCGGGGATGTCGGTCGTTGCCTTCCCGGAGTGGGGGGACCAAGTGACCAACGCCAAGTACCTGGTGGACGTGTTCAAGGTCGGGGTCCGGATGTGGCGCAGTGAGGCGGAGGACAAGCTCATCACGCGGGATGTGGTGGAGAAGTGCCTGCTCGAGGCGACGGTTGGGGAGAAGGCTGCGGAGATGAAGAGGAACGCGCTGAAGTGGAAGGCAGCGGCGGAGGCAGCCGTGGCGGAGGGAGGGTCCTCGGACAGGAACATACAAGCGTTCGTGGACGAGGTCAAGAGGAGGAGCGTGGAGGTGGCGCTCGCCAAGGGCAGCAAGTCGACGGTGGTCGAAGCTCCAGCGGTGGTCAGAGAAGGAGCAGGGACCAATGGAAAGGTCAAGCTGGTCTCCTCCTAA